Below is a genomic region from Spirosoma radiotolerans.
CGTGAGGTATCGCTCAGCTATACGCTGCCTACATTTATCAAGAGTATTAGCCGACTCAATGTCGCGTTCGTTGGCCGCAACCTGTATTCCTGGGATAAGTACACGGGCTTCGATCCGGAAACCAACGCAGGTGGCAACAATGATCTGCTCCGAGGCATCGACTTCGGAAACGTCCCCATTCCACGCACCTATCAACTTAAACTGTCGGCGACATTTTAATTATGAAAAAAACACTAATACCAATCCTCCTTACGGGTCTTATGCTCACGCAGAGCGCCTGCAATAAGGAATATTTGAACCCTAGCTCCATCAGTCAGTCACAGGCCGTTAGTTCGCCGGACGGATTGATGACGCTTTGCAACGGGCTGCAATACCGGTACACAACGGGTGGGGCGTTGAGCGTTTTGTATGCCAGCACCGCCGGTGCAGGCCTGACAACTCGGGAAGACTTCGTCTTAAATGCAGGGAATGCCGATGAAGCGAATCTGGCATTGGGTGCCAGCAACGTTAATAACATCAATAGTGTGGTTCGTAACCTTTGGACACAAAGCCACCTGGTACGCTCAAACGCCGAACTGATCCTGGCCAATACGGGTGTAGTGGCGGATGCCGGAACGAAAAGCGGCATTGTCGGGTATGCGTCGATCTTTCGGGCATTATCTCTGGGTACATTGGGCTTATTTTTCGAGCAGTCGCCGGTCACAACGGGAAATAACGTTCCATTTGTGCCCCGGGCGCAGGTCTTCAAAGAAGCGATCACTACACTGGAGACAGCAGCCACGCAGGTAGCCAGTACGCCCATTTCGGCTGACTTTGCGGGAAAAATCGTGACCGGTATTGATATTCCTAACACTATTCAGGCGTTGATTGCCCGGTATGCCCTGTTTTCGGGTGATTATGACAAAGCGCTGGCGGCAGCGGCCAAAGTTGATCTGAGTAAAAAATCGGTATTCAACTTTGATGACAACACCCGCAACCCGTTGTTCGAATACACCTTTGGTAACCTGAACGTGTTTCAGCCAACCAATGCCAGCCTTGGCCTAACGGGTGCTCTGACGCCCGATGCAGCCGACAAACGGATTGGTTTCTTAACCAAGGCAAGTGCTAATCCGGCGGTTGCGCCCGTAATTGCGACAGCATTTTATACGGCCAACAACGCAGCCGTCCCGGTTTATCTGCCCGGCGAGGTTTTGCTGATTCAGGCCGAAGCGTATGCGCGTAAAGGTGATCTGGCAAATGCAGTAACCTCGCTGAACAAGGTGCTAACGAAAACAGCGGCTCAGGATGCCTTTGGCTTGGGAGCCGCCTTACCCGCTTATTCGGGTGCCCAAACGGCCGACGCTATCCTGACGGAGATTTACCGGAATCGTCAGATTGAACTGGCTTATCAGGGCTTCCGTCTGGAAGACAGCCGCCGGTTCAATCGGCCGGGACCCGGCGCAACTGGCGCGGAACGGAACCGGAATTTCTTCCCGTATCCGCTAACGGAACGTAACAACAACACAAACACGCCCGCCGATCCAGCAAATTAAAGGCCACAAACGACTAAGGGGAGTTGGAAGACAATAGGAAATAGTAACTCCTATCGTCTCCCAACTCCCCTTAGTCGTTTGTTATTTTAAAATTTTACAGGTGAGCCCGTCCGGGTTGATTCATAAATAGCTTGGAAGAGAGCCACGACCTTACGCCCATCCTCGCCCGTTACGGAAGGCGCCCGACCGGCCCGGATAGCGTCGCAGAACTCAGCGATCTGAATACCAAAATAATGAACGGTCGCGTCGATTGTGTTGAAGAAGGCGGTATCATCGGCAATGAACTGGGCCAGTAAATTCTCTTCGCCCGGTACTGTCCAGAGGTCATTGACGGGTGGATCGGTAATGGTCGACATACCGGCAATAAACAAGGCTCCGCCATCCGTTTGCACACCCACCGATGCGCCGTTTTGCCCATGTACATGGACCTTTCCGAATATGCCGGGTTTCTGCGAATTACTGACAATGATATTGCCCAGGCCGCCATTTTTAAATTTCACGATGGCCAGCGCCGTATCATCTACCTCGATATAAGGGTGATTCAGGTTGCGCCAAACGCCAAACACTTCGTCAATTTCGCCCATATACCAGAGCAGCAAATCCAATTGGTGGGGCGATTGATTGACCAGAACGCCCCCACCCTCATCGGCCCAGGTTCCGCGCCAGGCATCGCTTTGGTAATAGGCCTCGCTGCGCCATCCTAGCATCTGAATCGTTCCGAGAACCGGTGTCCCTAGTTTACCCGCATCAATGGCTTGCCGAATGCGCTGGCTGGGTTCATAAAACCGGCGCTGGCTAATGACGCCCAACTGACGGTTATTGCGTTTGGCAGCTTCGATCATGGCATCACAATCTTCGAGCGTCGACGCCAGTGGTTTCTCGACCAACACGTGCGACCCGGCGTTAAGAGCCGCCACAGTAGGTTCACGATGAGCCGGGTGCGTTGTGCAAACAAGGCACAGGTCAACATTCTCCCGGTCGACCATGTCATACACATCGCTGTAAGCGCGAATTCCGTACTGATTGGCGAAGTCTTCTGCTTTCTGATAGGTCCGGCCATAAACGGCAACTAATTCGGCATCGGGTGTTTCCAAAACGGCTTTCGCGTGGAGGTGGGCCACTTTACCGGGGCCAATGATGGCAATGCGTATGGGATCAGGCATAGTTTTAAAACGTATTCCAACGAAATGCGTTTTTTGAAGGTCTTCTACTCAAAAGAGCGCAAAAGTATATGAAACGGTGGTTATTCGTCTTCTCGTTGATGCCTGTTGTGTTCGGGGCTTGCCAGAAAGAGGCCACCATTGGGCCAGCGGTTTTGCTCTTCAAACGGTGGCAGGTTTACCAAACCCGCGATGTGAGCAGCCCTACCTGGACGATGCAGACTCCGGGCACGTATTATGATCTGGAATATCGGCAGGATGGAACGGTCATTTACTACAAAGACAGCGTTGTGACGGCAACGCCCTGCTGTGCCGGAAGCCGATTCGAACGAAAAGGAGTATTTATTCAGTACGCGGAGTTTCCTGCCTGCCCGACCGTCTATTGTGGCGCCAGCACAGATGCGCAGATTCTGGCGTTGAACGATACGTTGCTGGAACTGCAAACTGGAGACCGGATTACGCAGTATAAACCGGCCCCATAAGTTGCCGCTTTTTACGGTTTCAGGACTACTTTAATTAATCCTTTTTCTTTGTCGTAGAGTCGTTTAAACCAGTCAGCGCCTTCTTCCAGTGGCACTTCAGCACTCAGAATGGCTCCGACATTAATACGACCGGATGAAATCAGGGCCAGCGCGGCCTCGTATTCGCCGTTGATGGCGCAGGAGCCCTGCAACCGCAATTGCCGGGTCACAACGGCCTGCAACGGAATCTCGACCGTTGGAGCCAGATTACCCACTAGGGTCACGGTAGCGCCTTTCCGAACGCAGTCGATGGCTGTTTTGACGCTTGGCCCTGCTCCGACAACTTCAAAGGAAACATCAGCACCACGCCCGTGGGTGAGATTTTGAACCTGCGTTAGCACATCGCCATGCTGAGGATCAGTTACTCCGGCATTGATCGTATGTGTAGCGCCCAGCTTCTGCGCCAGGGCGAGCCGATCCTCATCCAGATCAATGGCGATGATCGTATCACAACCCGCCAGTTTGAGCGCCTGAATAACAAAAAGGCCAATCATGCCAGCCCCAACGACCACTGCGGAATCGTTGATTTGAATAGGCGTCAAACTAACTGCATGTAGGGCGACCGCCACCGGCTCAACTAAAGCAGCCTGGGTAAAGCTGACATTGTCGGGAACAGCGTATAAGATATGTTGTGGCACCGAGACATATTCGGCAAAGGCACCATTGCGCTTGAAGTCCGGCGTTGATACACCCACGACTTCGCGGCCATCGCTGAGGTTATACTGTCCCCGTCGGCTATACCAGTCATCGAGGGCATATACTGTTGAGTCGAAGGTAACGCGGTCTCCAGTGGCCCAGTTGCGCACGTCACTGCCCACTTCGGCGATGATTCCGCTGGCTTCATGGCCCATGACGATGGGCGGAATGCGTCGACCGCTACTTCCATCCATGCCATGCACATCGGAGCCGCAAATCCCGACGGCCTTTACTCGCACCAATACCTCGTTGGGTCGAATAGTTGGTTTAGGCACATCCTGTAAATCGAGCTGATTGTATTGAGTAAGAACGAGTGCTTTCATAAGTAACGCGGACACCCTGTCCGCTAGGATAATGACTTTTCATTTTATAAAGGAGACAACCTGTCCGCGTTACTGCCAATATAATGCTCATGCCTCATTAAGAGAACAGGGTGCTGGAATGCCACACCACCGCGTTACGGCTTCTGATAAATCCTGACGAACGTGTCAGTCGGCACTTGTTCGTAATCACCCGTCTGTAGGTTGGAATTAATTTCGTAGGTAACCATTTCGTCTATCGAATCTGGCGTTTCCCCGAATAACTTGCTGGCTGCTACAGTGGTGTATTTCTTTTTAATCCGAATCAGGCGCAGGTCAGGATCTTTCCCCCACGCGGGATTGTCGCCCAGGATTAACTGGATCTTTTCCCAATCGTTAAAAAAATACTCCTGTAATAAGGGAATGATTCGATCGCGAAACACCTCACAAAGGTCAGCGTGGGTTTCGACGCTGGTCAGATAAGCATGGCCGATCTGATGATCACGATCAAGTAAATACTCAATCCGTTCGTTGATTGTGCGTAGTAGCTGACCTAAATCGACATCATCAATTATGCCCAGAATCGTCGGATCAGGCAGCATTTCGCGAAACGAAAACCGGCGTCGCAGAGCAATGTCCAGCAAGGCAATCGACCGGTCGGTGGTATTCATGGTAGCCACGATGAACAGATTCGACGGCACACCAAACCGCTCCTGCGAATAAGGTAACGTCAACAAGAGCTCATTTTCAGCACCGAGTCGTTTATCGGTTTCAAGGAGTGTAATCAGCTCACCAAACACGCTGGCCACATTGGCGCGGTTGACTTCGTCGATCAGCAAATAATAAGCGGGCGCTTTTTTCAGCTTCCGGCTTCGGTTTTCCGGCGAGTCGTGCAGGCAATCGGCCAATGTACTGTACCCCGCCTGCTGAACGGCAGAGACACAGGCTTTATGGAAAATGCCCTTGCGAATCCGGTAACTCATTTGCCCGCTAAACACTTCAGGTCGGATACCCTCTACGAATTCTTCGTAGCTGTAGGACGGATGAAAGGTGATAAACGAGTTGTTTTCGCGTAGATACGGCTGTAGCGCAAATGTTTTCCCCGTACCGGGAGGCCCAAACAAGATCAGGTTTTGTGGCTGAGCAGGCTTTCCCGGTTCAACGTCATATTCTGCTTCCGGCTCCTCAACCGCAAGGCCATTCGGAAAACGGTCGCTGAGGGTTGGGTCATCAGCAAGCCGCATCAACTCCGTCAGGAAAGCTTCGTCTTCGGCCGCCCGATATACATCGGTGTTATGCCGGGCAGAGTGCGGGCCCCGCTTGCTGCTCTCGACCAGTTCGAGCAGGCAGTCTTCCCAGCAGGTTCGCAGAGCAGGCTGATACAGCAAATGGACATTCGATTGCCCAATGATGACGGCCAGATAATCGGACTTCTCGGTTAATGGCTCGAAAACCAGCTCTTCTATACTACTCAGCCGATCCTGGCAGGATTTCTTAACCGTCAGGTGATATTCTACTTCGGCACCGCGCGGACCTACACGGCGTGGTCGCTGAATACGAAGGGCCTGAAAATAATTAATATTGGCAATGATAGCCGTTTTCTCCTGTCGTACGGTAAACGCCAGTCGGGCATCACCATTGGGCAGGTTAACAATGTCGATCAACTCCTTTAGCAACCCAAAGAACCGCCGGACCGCTTCGGGATGACCAATGTCGCGAATACGTTCAATGAGTGCTTGTTGCGGGATGTCAGTCAAAACAGCGAAGAGGAATTGTCGTTTACGAATTTACGAAGTTTTGGTGGCTTACCGGTAATTTATCTAGTACAAGAACAACCAACACCTACGCCAAATAACTACCGATACTCACCACATCGGCAAATACGCCCGAGGCAGTTACTTCGGCACCAGCACCTGGCCCTTTGATTACAAGCGGCCGGTCTTTATACCGTTCGGTGGTGAAGGAAACGATGTTGTCGGCACCGGTTAGCTGATAAAACGGATGATCCGCGTCGACCGGCCGCAGGCCGATTGTTGCTTTATTATTCTCAAAACTGGCCACGAATCGCAGCTTTTCTCCCCGCTCGTGCGCTTCACGCAGTAAGTTCTCAAAGTAATCATTGTTACGTTCCAGCTCCGTAAAGAACGCCGGAATCGTGGGCGCATCCAGGCACGACTGCGGCAGCAGGTTATTGATCGTTACATCGTCCGGCTCCAGAGGGAAACCCGCTTCACGCGCCAGAATCAGGATTTTGCGGGCCACATCCTGACCGTTCAGATCATCGCGGGGATCGGGCTCGGTATAGCCTTTCTCTTTGGCTTCCCGCACAACGTCGGCAAACGAAAGGCCGGGTTGGAAGGTGTTGAAGATGAACGACAGCGTACCGGATAGAATCGCTTCGATTTTTAGGAAACGATCACCCGAGGTCATCAACCCCTGCACCGTATTGATGATGGGCAGACCAGCGCCCACGTTGGTTTCATAAAGAAACTTAACGCCCCGGTTCAAGGCCGTACGCTGCAACCGCCGATATTCACTGTAGGAGCCGGAATTAGCTACTTTGTTGGGCGTGACGACCGAGATATTGGCATCCAGCAAGGATTCGTAGAACTGCACAATGTCTTTGTCCGATGTGCAATCGATAAACACCGAATTGGGCAGGTTATAGTCTTTGATCTTCTCCACAAAAGCCGGTAGTGACGTCGTTACGCCGTCTGTAAGCAAACGTTGCTGCCAGCCATCCAGCGCCACCCCTTTGGTATCGAGCACCATCTTTTTGGTATTCGTCATACCAACCACACAAACCTTCAGCAATTTCTCCGTGCGTAGGTATTCCGACTGATCGAAAATCTGTTTCAGCAGCGTTTTACCAATCAGCCCTGTCCCAACCAGATATAAATTCAGTACCCGCGCTTCGGACTGGAAGAAGATGTTGTGCAGTGAGTTGAGCGCCTTGGACAGGTTGTTTTTGTTGATTACGACGGAGATGTTAATCTCCGACGAACCCTGCGCGACCGCGACAATATTGACCCCGTTTTTGCCTAGCACCGAGAATAGTTTCCCGGCAATACCGGAGCTCTTCTTCATGCCCTCGCCAACCGTAGCAATGACCGACAAATCGCGCTCAATGGCAATGTTGTCGATATGCCCGTGTGCGATTTCAGCGGCAAATTCGGTATCCAGAATAGACTTTACATTTTCGGCGCCACGCGGGTCGATGGCAAAGCAAATCGAGTGCTCCGACGATGCCTGCGAGATTAGAATAACACTGATTTTGTGCGCGGCCAATACACCAAATAATTTGGCCGACACGCCCGCCACCCCAATCATACCGGAGCCCTGTACATTTACGAGGGCAATGTCGTCGATACTCGAAATGCCGGTTATTGTATACTGACGACGTTCGGCTGTGCGGCTAACGATGGTGCCCTGGTGCGTCGGGTTGAACGTATTCAGTACCCGGACCGGGATATTCTGGGCAAAAGCCGGTTGCAAACTGGGGGGATAAATCACTTTGGCCCCAAAATGCGAAAGCTCCATGGCTTCGGCATAAGTGATAGTCGGGATATTGAACGCGTTGGGCACCTTGCGCGGATCGGCGGTCATCATGCCATCGACGTCAGTCCAGATGTCGATGACCTCTGCGTTCAGAGCCGCCCCCAGAATGGAGGCCGTATAATCGGAACCACCACGTCCCAGGGTTGTCGTCTCGTTCTTTTCGGTTGAGCCAATAAAACCCGTTACCAATTGAAGCTCAGTAGCCTTGGCAAAATGTTCCTGAACAAGTTGATTGGTTAGGGTATAATTTACTTCAGCCTGCCCGAACTGGTCGTCGGTTTTAATGATTTTGCGTGCA
It encodes:
- a CDS encoding RagB/SusD family nutrient uptake outer membrane protein, which gives rise to MKKTLIPILLTGLMLTQSACNKEYLNPSSISQSQAVSSPDGLMTLCNGLQYRYTTGGALSVLYASTAGAGLTTREDFVLNAGNADEANLALGASNVNNINSVVRNLWTQSHLVRSNAELILANTGVVADAGTKSGIVGYASIFRALSLGTLGLFFEQSPVTTGNNVPFVPRAQVFKEAITTLETAATQVASTPISADFAGKIVTGIDIPNTIQALIARYALFSGDYDKALAAAAKVDLSKKSVFNFDDNTRNPLFEYTFGNLNVFQPTNASLGLTGALTPDAADKRIGFLTKASANPAVAPVIATAFYTANNAAVPVYLPGEVLLIQAEAYARKGDLANAVTSLNKVLTKTAAQDAFGLGAALPAYSGAQTADAILTEIYRNRQIELAYQGFRLEDSRRFNRPGPGATGAERNRNFFPYPLTERNNNTNTPADPAN
- a CDS encoding Gfo/Idh/MocA family protein → MPDPIRIAIIGPGKVAHLHAKAVLETPDAELVAVYGRTYQKAEDFANQYGIRAYSDVYDMVDRENVDLCLVCTTHPAHREPTVAALNAGSHVLVEKPLASTLEDCDAMIEAAKRNNRQLGVISQRRFYEPSQRIRQAIDAGKLGTPVLGTIQMLGWRSEAYYQSDAWRGTWADEGGGVLVNQSPHQLDLLLWYMGEIDEVFGVWRNLNHPYIEVDDTALAIVKFKNGGLGNIIVSNSQKPGIFGKVHVHGQNGASVGVQTDGGALFIAGMSTITDPPVNDLWTVPGEENLLAQFIADDTAFFNTIDATVHYFGIQIAEFCDAIRAGRAPSVTGEDGRKVVALFQAIYESTRTGSPVKF
- a CDS encoding galactitol-1-phosphate 5-dehydrogenase is translated as MKALVLTQYNQLDLQDVPKPTIRPNEVLVRVKAVGICGSDVHGMDGSSGRRIPPIVMGHEASGIIAEVGSDVRNWATGDRVTFDSTVYALDDWYSRRGQYNLSDGREVVGVSTPDFKRNGAFAEYVSVPQHILYAVPDNVSFTQAALVEPVAVALHAVSLTPIQINDSAVVVGAGMIGLFVIQALKLAGCDTIIAIDLDEDRLALAQKLGATHTINAGVTDPQHGDVLTQVQNLTHGRGADVSFEVVGAGPSVKTAIDCVRKGATVTLVGNLAPTVEIPLQAVVTRQLRLQGSCAINGEYEAALALISSGRINVGAILSAEVPLEEGADWFKRLYDKEKGLIKVVLKP
- a CDS encoding McrB family protein → MTDIPQQALIERIRDIGHPEAVRRFFGLLKELIDIVNLPNGDARLAFTVRQEKTAIIANINYFQALRIQRPRRVGPRGAEVEYHLTVKKSCQDRLSSIEELVFEPLTEKSDYLAVIIGQSNVHLLYQPALRTCWEDCLLELVESSKRGPHSARHNTDVYRAAEDEAFLTELMRLADDPTLSDRFPNGLAVEEPEAEYDVEPGKPAQPQNLILFGPPGTGKTFALQPYLRENNSFITFHPSYSYEEFVEGIRPEVFSGQMSYRIRKGIFHKACVSAVQQAGYSTLADCLHDSPENRSRKLKKAPAYYLLIDEVNRANVASVFGELITLLETDKRLGAENELLLTLPYSQERFGVPSNLFIVATMNTTDRSIALLDIALRRRFSFREMLPDPTILGIIDDVDLGQLLRTINERIEYLLDRDHQIGHAYLTSVETHADLCEVFRDRIIPLLQEYFFNDWEKIQLILGDNPAWGKDPDLRLIRIKKKYTTVAASKLFGETPDSIDEMVTYEINSNLQTGDYEQVPTDTFVRIYQKP
- the thrA gene encoding bifunctional aspartate kinase/homoserine dehydrogenase I, translated to MQVLKFGGTSVGSVESIKQVIQIIDNHRQNGDQITVVFSAMGGITNQLIEIGRMATSGETDYMELVRRIEDRHFNVVKALIPVKEQSKVFAHVRGIINELEDLLRGVSLIRELSLRTHDLITSFGERLSTTVITECVKSRGIPAQYCDARKIIKTDDQFGQAEVNYTLTNQLVQEHFAKATELQLVTGFIGSTEKNETTTLGRGGSDYTASILGAALNAEVIDIWTDVDGMMTADPRKVPNAFNIPTITYAEAMELSHFGAKVIYPPSLQPAFAQNIPVRVLNTFNPTHQGTIVSRTAERRQYTITGISSIDDIALVNVQGSGMIGVAGVSAKLFGVLAAHKISVILISQASSEHSICFAIDPRGAENVKSILDTEFAAEIAHGHIDNIAIERDLSVIATVGEGMKKSSGIAGKLFSVLGKNGVNIVAVAQGSSEINISVVINKNNLSKALNSLHNIFFQSEARVLNLYLVGTGLIGKTLLKQIFDQSEYLRTEKLLKVCVVGMTNTKKMVLDTKGVALDGWQQRLLTDGVTTSLPAFVEKIKDYNLPNSVFIDCTSDKDIVQFYESLLDANISVVTPNKVANSGSYSEYRRLQRTALNRGVKFLYETNVGAGLPIINTVQGLMTSGDRFLKIEAILSGTLSFIFNTFQPGLSFADVVREAKEKGYTEPDPRDDLNGQDVARKILILAREAGFPLEPDDVTINNLLPQSCLDAPTIPAFFTELERNNDYFENLLREAHERGEKLRFVASFENNKATIGLRPVDADHPFYQLTGADNIVSFTTERYKDRPLVIKGPGAGAEVTASGVFADVVSIGSYLA